From one Melospiza melodia melodia isolate bMelMel2 chromosome 4, bMelMel2.pri, whole genome shotgun sequence genomic stretch:
- the POLDIP3 gene encoding polymerase delta-interacting protein 3 isoform X3, translating into MLQIGAARLNTRPVFGGVRSRIGIQQNLLNRSSPAVSFQQTFDARQKIGLTDARHKLGVKDAREKLLQKDARFRIKGKVQDAREMLNSRKQQSVAAEKVTKVVDAREKISLKRSTPAAISPAMGTVNPAVKITKTIQQKPPVPGHSHPAGMRINVVNNHTHKQGLYDTEDDEESVSPLPSKQMKITTTNSFLHNSTGLSSNKFSLSKTVPLTKVVQNDTYTAPPATAPPMRTKALANMSRTLVTKEVPPKEPAPVELAFSPLEGTKMTVNNLHPRVTEEDIVELFCVCGALKRARLVHPGVAEVVFVKKEDAITAYKKYNNRCLDGQPMKCNLHMNGNVITSDQPILLRLSDTPSVKKEGEPRRSSASASSNPPAEVDPETILKALFKSSGVSASVQPTEFKIKL; encoded by the exons ATGTTGCAGATCGGAGCTGCAAG ACTTAACACAAGGCCAGTGTTTGGAGGTGTAAGATCTCGCATTGGGATCCAGCAAAATCTTCTGAATAGATCATCACCAGCTGTGAGCTTCCAGCAGACTTTTGATGCCCGACAGAAGATAGGACTCACTGATGCCAGGCACAAACTGGGGGTGAAGGATGCCCGAGAAAAACTGCTTCAAAAGGACGCTCGCTTCAGAATCAAAGGGAAGGTGCAGGATGCTCGCGAGATGTTGAATTCCCGCAAGCAGCAAAGTGTGGCTGCTGAGAAGGTGACCAAAGTGGTGGATGCCAGAGAGAAGATCAGCTTAAAAAGGAGCACTCCAGCTGCTATCAGCCCAGCTATGGGGACAGTAAATCCAGCTGTGAAAATCACCAAAACTATTCAA CAGAAGCCTCCAGTTCCTGGACACTCTCATCCAGCAGGAATGAGGATCAATGTGGTGAACAACCATACTCATAAACAG GGTCTGTATGACACAGAAGATGATGAGGAAAGTGTCTCTCCCCTTCCTAGCAAACAGATGAAAATCACCACCACAAACAGTTTCCTGCACAACTCG ACTGGTCTGAGCAGCAATAAATTCTCTCTGTCCAAGACTGTTCCCCTGACTAAAGTGGTCCAGAACGACACATACACAGCTCCACCTGCAACTGCCCCTCCTATGCGGACAAAGGCCTTGGCAAACATGTCCCGGACCTTAGTGACAAAGGAAGTGCCTCCAAAAGAGCCAGCGCCTGTTGAG CTGGCGTTCAGTCCTTTGGAAGGCACAAAGATGACCGTAAATAATCTGCATCCTCGAGTCACAGAAGAAGATATTGTT GAGTTATTCTGTGTCTGTGGCGCCCTGAAGCGAGCCCGGCTGGTGCACCCTGGTGTGGCTGAGGTAGTATTTGTGAAGAAAGAAGATGCTATCACAGCATATAAGAAATACAACAACAGGTGTTTAGATG GTCAACCAATGAAATGCAATCTTCATATGAATGGGAATGTCATCACCTCAGACCAGCCTATATTGCT CCGACTGAGTGATACCCCTTCAGTGAAGAAGGAAGGGGAACCACGCCGGTCAAGTGCAAGCGCCTCCTCAAATCCCCCAGCTGAAGTGGACCCTGAAACTATCTTGAAGGCACTCTTCAAATCCTCAGGGGTCTCTGCCTCTGTGCAGCCCACAGAATTCAAAATTAAACTCTGA
- the POLDIP3 gene encoding polymerase delta-interacting protein 3 isoform X2, translating to MADLSLDELIRKRGVTVKGRLNTRPVFGGVRSRIGIQQNLLNRSSPAVSFQQTFDARQKIGLTDARHKLGVKDAREKLLQKDARFRIKGKVQDAREMLNSRKQQSVAAEKVTKVVDAREKISLKRSTPAAISPAMGTVNPAVKITKTIQKPPVPGHSHPAGMRINVVNNHTHKQGLYDTEDDEESVSPLPSKQMKITTTNSFLHNSTGLSSNKFSLSKTVPLTKVVQNDTYTAPPATAPPMRTKALANMSRTLVTKEVPPKEPAPVELAFSPLEGTKMTVNNLHPRVTEEDIVELFCVCGALKRARLVHPGVAEVVFVKKEDAITAYKKYNNRCLDGQPMKCNLHMNGNVITSDQPILLRLSDTPSVKKEGEPRRSSASASSNPPAEVDPETILKALFKSSGVSASVQPTEFKIKL from the exons ATGGCGGACCTGTCTCTGGACGAGCTCATACGGAAACGCGGTGTGACGGTGAAGGGGAG ACTTAACACAAGGCCAGTGTTTGGAGGTGTAAGATCTCGCATTGGGATCCAGCAAAATCTTCTGAATAGATCATCACCAGCTGTGAGCTTCCAGCAGACTTTTGATGCCCGACAGAAGATAGGACTCACTGATGCCAGGCACAAACTGGGGGTGAAGGATGCCCGAGAAAAACTGCTTCAAAAGGACGCTCGCTTCAGAATCAAAGGGAAGGTGCAGGATGCTCGCGAGATGTTGAATTCCCGCAAGCAGCAAAGTGTGGCTGCTGAGAAGGTGACCAAAGTGGTGGATGCCAGAGAGAAGATCAGCTTAAAAAGGAGCACTCCAGCTGCTATCAGCCCAGCTATGGGGACAGTAAATCCAGCTGTGAAAATCACCAAAACTATTCAA AAGCCTCCAGTTCCTGGACACTCTCATCCAGCAGGAATGAGGATCAATGTGGTGAACAACCATACTCATAAACAG GGTCTGTATGACACAGAAGATGATGAGGAAAGTGTCTCTCCCCTTCCTAGCAAACAGATGAAAATCACCACCACAAACAGTTTCCTGCACAACTCG ACTGGTCTGAGCAGCAATAAATTCTCTCTGTCCAAGACTGTTCCCCTGACTAAAGTGGTCCAGAACGACACATACACAGCTCCACCTGCAACTGCCCCTCCTATGCGGACAAAGGCCTTGGCAAACATGTCCCGGACCTTAGTGACAAAGGAAGTGCCTCCAAAAGAGCCAGCGCCTGTTGAG CTGGCGTTCAGTCCTTTGGAAGGCACAAAGATGACCGTAAATAATCTGCATCCTCGAGTCACAGAAGAAGATATTGTT GAGTTATTCTGTGTCTGTGGCGCCCTGAAGCGAGCCCGGCTGGTGCACCCTGGTGTGGCTGAGGTAGTATTTGTGAAGAAAGAAGATGCTATCACAGCATATAAGAAATACAACAACAGGTGTTTAGATG GTCAACCAATGAAATGCAATCTTCATATGAATGGGAATGTCATCACCTCAGACCAGCCTATATTGCT CCGACTGAGTGATACCCCTTCAGTGAAGAAGGAAGGGGAACCACGCCGGTCAAGTGCAAGCGCCTCCTCAAATCCCCCAGCTGAAGTGGACCCTGAAACTATCTTGAAGGCACTCTTCAAATCCTCAGGGGTCTCTGCCTCTGTGCAGCCCACAGAATTCAAAATTAAACTCTGA
- the POLDIP3 gene encoding polymerase delta-interacting protein 3 isoform X1, which translates to MADLSLDELIRKRGVTVKGRLNTRPVFGGVRSRIGIQQNLLNRSSPAVSFQQTFDARQKIGLTDARHKLGVKDAREKLLQKDARFRIKGKVQDAREMLNSRKQQSVAAEKVTKVVDAREKISLKRSTPAAISPAMGTVNPAVKITKTIQQKPPVPGHSHPAGMRINVVNNHTHKQGLYDTEDDEESVSPLPSKQMKITTTNSFLHNSTGLSSNKFSLSKTVPLTKVVQNDTYTAPPATAPPMRTKALANMSRTLVTKEVPPKEPAPVELAFSPLEGTKMTVNNLHPRVTEEDIVELFCVCGALKRARLVHPGVAEVVFVKKEDAITAYKKYNNRCLDGQPMKCNLHMNGNVITSDQPILLRLSDTPSVKKEGEPRRSSASASSNPPAEVDPETILKALFKSSGVSASVQPTEFKIKL; encoded by the exons ATGGCGGACCTGTCTCTGGACGAGCTCATACGGAAACGCGGTGTGACGGTGAAGGGGAG ACTTAACACAAGGCCAGTGTTTGGAGGTGTAAGATCTCGCATTGGGATCCAGCAAAATCTTCTGAATAGATCATCACCAGCTGTGAGCTTCCAGCAGACTTTTGATGCCCGACAGAAGATAGGACTCACTGATGCCAGGCACAAACTGGGGGTGAAGGATGCCCGAGAAAAACTGCTTCAAAAGGACGCTCGCTTCAGAATCAAAGGGAAGGTGCAGGATGCTCGCGAGATGTTGAATTCCCGCAAGCAGCAAAGTGTGGCTGCTGAGAAGGTGACCAAAGTGGTGGATGCCAGAGAGAAGATCAGCTTAAAAAGGAGCACTCCAGCTGCTATCAGCCCAGCTATGGGGACAGTAAATCCAGCTGTGAAAATCACCAAAACTATTCAA CAGAAGCCTCCAGTTCCTGGACACTCTCATCCAGCAGGAATGAGGATCAATGTGGTGAACAACCATACTCATAAACAG GGTCTGTATGACACAGAAGATGATGAGGAAAGTGTCTCTCCCCTTCCTAGCAAACAGATGAAAATCACCACCACAAACAGTTTCCTGCACAACTCG ACTGGTCTGAGCAGCAATAAATTCTCTCTGTCCAAGACTGTTCCCCTGACTAAAGTGGTCCAGAACGACACATACACAGCTCCACCTGCAACTGCCCCTCCTATGCGGACAAAGGCCTTGGCAAACATGTCCCGGACCTTAGTGACAAAGGAAGTGCCTCCAAAAGAGCCAGCGCCTGTTGAG CTGGCGTTCAGTCCTTTGGAAGGCACAAAGATGACCGTAAATAATCTGCATCCTCGAGTCACAGAAGAAGATATTGTT GAGTTATTCTGTGTCTGTGGCGCCCTGAAGCGAGCCCGGCTGGTGCACCCTGGTGTGGCTGAGGTAGTATTTGTGAAGAAAGAAGATGCTATCACAGCATATAAGAAATACAACAACAGGTGTTTAGATG GTCAACCAATGAAATGCAATCTTCATATGAATGGGAATGTCATCACCTCAGACCAGCCTATATTGCT CCGACTGAGTGATACCCCTTCAGTGAAGAAGGAAGGGGAACCACGCCGGTCAAGTGCAAGCGCCTCCTCAAATCCCCCAGCTGAAGTGGACCCTGAAACTATCTTGAAGGCACTCTTCAAATCCTCAGGGGTCTCTGCCTCTGTGCAGCCCACAGAATTCAAAATTAAACTCTGA
- the RRP7A gene encoding ribosomal RNA-processing protein 7 homolog A produces MAAATGRAAGAAPAGYTALAVKFAERQRSHHCLLVKEHQVREGADTAHPPRRTLFVLNVPPYCGPDSLSRLFSRCGHVQSVDICDKPGPGEKKDKLASKFFDHKTLKGFQVAYVVFRKPAAVQAAKALSQEGPLLISTESHPVKTGISKWIASYEAAIVDPKELKAEVDAYMQDYDKKVAEEEAKAALEEGVPDEEGWVKVTRKGRKPGLPRTEAANLRVLEREKQKRARKELLNFYAWQHRETKREHIAQLRKKFEEDKQRIALMRAQRKFRPY; encoded by the exons ATGGCGGCCGCCACGGGGCgtgcggcgggagcggcgccggcGGGATACACGG CTCTGGCGGTGAAGTTCGCGGAGCGGCAGCGCTCGCACCACTGCCTGTTGGTGAAGGAGCACCAGGTGCGGGAAGGGGCCGACACCGCGCACCCGCCTCGCCGCACCCTCTTCGTTCTCAACGTGCCCCCGTACTGCGGCCCG GACTCTTTGTCTAGGCTGTTCTCCCGCTGCGGGCATGTGCAGTCTGTGGACATCTGTGACAAGCCAGGGCCAGGAGAGAAAAAAGATAAACTGGCATCGAAATTCTTTGACCACAAAACTCTAAAG ggaTTTCAAGTAGCATATGTGGTGTTCAGGAAACCAGCAGCTGTCCAGGCAGCCAAGGCTCTATCACAGGAAGGTCCCTTGCTAATATCAACAGAGAGCCACCCTGTGAAAACCGGCATTAGCA AGTGGATCGCCAGCTATGAGGCCGCCATCGTGGATCCGAAGGAGCTGAAGGCTGAGGTGGATGCCTACATGCAAGACTATGATAAAAAGGTGGCAGAG GAAGAAGCCAAAGCAGCCCTGGAGGAGGGTGTCCCGGATGAGGAGGGCTGGGTGAAGGTGACGCGGAAGGGCCGGAAGCCCGGCCTGCCCCGGACAGAGGCTGCCAACCTGCGCGTGCTGGAGAGGGAGAAGCAGAAGAGGGCCCGCAAAGAACTGCTCAACTTCTACGCCTGGCAGCATCGCGAGACCAAGAGAGAGC ACATTGCCCAGTTGAGGAAGAAATTTGAGGAGGACAAGCAGAGGATTGCACTGATGCGAGCCCAGCGCAAGTTTCGGCCGTACTAG
- the SERHL2 gene encoding serine hydrolase-like protein 2, with the protein MFSELKFPVPWGHVAAKAWGPSEGHPVLCLHGWLDNANTFDKLIPLLPRGCYYVAMDFSGHGLSSHRPAGCPYHFLDYVTDVRRVAAALQWRRFTLMGHSMGGAVAGMFCFLYPEMVDKLILLESLGFLLAPEDTEAWLKSKRRVIDRLLSLEAKQQTPKARSPEAALQRLLEANSHLTAEGGAILLQRGATETPAGLVYNRDMRARTQSREFFTVEQCVKLLQKIQDRVLIIISQDGLLVPHNLPSRNHFVKALQEAFESNLKEHIQLAEVPGSHFVHLNEPEVVSGIISNFLTAQNTRARL; encoded by the exons ATGTTCTCAGAGTTGAagttccctgtgccctggggacaTGTGGCAGCCAAGGCCTGGGGACCCTCAGAGGGACACCCTGTGCTGTGTTTGCATGGCTGGTTGGACAATGCCAACACCTTTGACAAGCTCATTCCACTGCTCCCCAGAG GTTGTTATTATGTGGCAATGGATTTTTCTGGCCATGGTTTGTCCTCCCACCGACCTGCAGGCTGCCCCTACCATTTCCTAGATTATGTGACCGATGTGCGCCGGGTGGCAGCAG CCTTGCAGTGGAGACGGTTCACCCTGATGGGTCACAGTATGG GTGGGGCTGTGGCAGGAATG TTCTGTTTCCTTTATCCTGAGATGGTGGACAAGCTGATCCTGCTGGAAAGTCTTGGCTTTCTTCTAGCTCCAGAG GACACTGAGGCATGGCTGAAATCAAAGAGGAGGGTGATCGACAGACTGCTGAGTCTGGAGGCAAAGCAGCAAACTCCCAAAGCACGGAGCCCTGAAGCAGCATTGCAGAG GCTTTTAGAAGCAAACAGCCATCTGACAGCAGAGGGTGGGGCAATCCTGCTGCAGCGAGGAGCAACTGAGACACCCGCTG ggCTGGTGTATAACAGAGACATGAGAGCCCGTACG CAGAGTCGAGAGTTCTTCACGGTGGAGCAGTGTGTGAAGCTCCTGCAGAAGATCCAGGACCGTGTTCTCATCATTAT ATCACAAGATGGACTCTTGGTACCACACAACCTACCGAGCAGAAATCACTTTGTGAAAGCCCTGCAGGAGGCATTCGAGTCTAACCTCAAAGAG CACATCCAGCTAGCAGAAGTGCCTGGGAGTCATTTTGTGCACCTGAATGAGCCCGAGGTGGTATCTGGGATCATCAGCAACTTCCTGACAGCACAGAACACCAGGGCCAGACTCTAG